In Mariluticola halotolerans, one DNA window encodes the following:
- a CDS encoding ribokinase produces the protein MITVIGSINLDLTANASRLPAPGETVGGSDFATAAGGKGANQAVAVLRAGAPMRMVGAVGDDAFAAGALAELTRDGADLSGVRKLTGASGIAVILVGGDGENMIVVVPGANALVDETMARTAVAALQKGDVIVLQQEIPAATNAAALDAARAAGVTSVFNTAPFTKDSASLSEKADIVVANETEFALLIGREVAGKALTDAVISLAKAKSQTIIVTLGGDGAVAATKSGELLLAEAPKITPVDTVGAGDTFCGYLAAALGAGDNLQTALERAAMAGALACLKPGAQPAIPYASEVDAALSRGSR, from the coding sequence ATGATCACAGTTATAGGCTCGATCAATCTCGATCTCACTGCCAATGCATCGCGCCTGCCCGCGCCGGGAGAAACGGTTGGCGGGAGCGATTTTGCCACCGCAGCGGGAGGCAAAGGGGCCAATCAGGCTGTCGCCGTGCTGCGGGCCGGTGCACCAATGCGTATGGTTGGCGCAGTGGGTGATGATGCTTTTGCGGCGGGCGCTTTGGCCGAATTGACCCGTGATGGCGCGGACCTGAGCGGCGTACGCAAACTGACCGGCGCCAGCGGCATAGCCGTGATCCTGGTTGGTGGTGATGGTGAGAACATGATCGTTGTAGTGCCCGGCGCCAATGCGCTGGTCGACGAAACCATGGCGCGGACAGCGGTTGCAGCACTGCAAAAGGGCGACGTCATTGTTTTGCAGCAGGAAATTCCAGCCGCCACCAATGCCGCAGCGCTCGATGCAGCCCGCGCGGCGGGTGTCACGTCAGTCTTTAATACCGCACCATTCACAAAAGACAGCGCCAGCTTGTCTGAAAAGGCAGATATTGTCGTTGCCAACGAAACCGAATTTGCGCTGCTCATCGGCCGCGAGGTCGCAGGTAAGGCGCTGACTGACGCTGTTATCAGCCTGGCCAAAGCAAAATCCCAGACCATCATTGTAACCCTCGGCGGCGATGGCGCCGTGGCGGCGACAAAATCGGGCGAGCTTCTGCTTGCCGAGGCCCCCAAGATCACACCGGTGGATACGGTTGGGGCAGGGGATACCTTTTGTGGCTATCTGGCGGCCGCGCTGGGCGCCGGAGACAATCTGCAAACCGCGCTAGAAAGAGCGGCTATGGCTGGTGCCCTGGCATGCCTCAAGCCAGGCGCGCAGCCCGCCATTCCTTATGCATCGGAAGTGGATGCCGCCTTGAGCCGCGGTTCGAGGTGA
- a CDS encoding ribosome hibernation promotion factor, whose protein sequence is MDVGEALREKAQDHFDSAVSKYFDGGYDGHLTLEPEGIGFRADCVVHLDTGVILHASASAGDATSAFETMAGHIEKRLRRYKRKLKSHRRKADPSDIAAQAYVLASPDSRDEVEEDFNPPIIAESTSSLRTMSVGEAVMELDLTQTDVLVFRHAGHGGMNVVYRRADGNIGWIDPAMTTDQGLKATP, encoded by the coding sequence ATGGACGTTGGTGAGGCCTTGCGCGAGAAGGCGCAGGATCATTTTGACTCCGCTGTCAGCAAATATTTTGACGGCGGATATGATGGGCATCTCACCCTCGAACCGGAAGGTATCGGATTCCGCGCTGACTGCGTCGTACATCTCGATACCGGCGTCATTCTGCATGCAAGCGCGTCAGCAGGCGATGCGACTTCCGCATTTGAGACAATGGCCGGGCATATCGAGAAACGATTGCGGCGCTACAAGCGCAAGCTGAAAAGCCACAGGCGCAAGGCGGATCCCAGTGATATCGCGGCGCAGGCCTATGTTCTGGCCTCCCCGGACAGCCGTGATGAGGTTGAAGAAGATTTCAACCCCCCGATCATTGCAGAAAGCACTTCAAGCCTCAGGACCATGAGCGTTGGAGAAGCGGTAATGGAGCTGGATTTAACCCAAACAGACGTCCTCGTCTTCCGCCACGCTGGACATGGCGGCATGAATGTGGTTTATCGCCGGGCCGATGGCAATATTGGCTGGATTGATCCAGCCATGACCACAGATCAGGGTCTCAAAGCTACCCCATAA
- a CDS encoding TIGR02300 family protein, with product MASLDRGTKRQCLHCGTKFYDLNRDPILCPNCGKQFLVEMAKPLPVTEEKKEVEEVVETDTAAVAAGAEVISLNDAESNDDDDDDDDDDVIPDVEDVEVDDELGGDDDAFLEDDDDDDDDLDFDVSTDNEET from the coding sequence GTGGCCAGTCTCGACCGTGGTACAAAGCGCCAGTGCCTGCACTGTGGCACCAAATTCTACGATCTCAACCGCGACCCCATTCTCTGCCCGAATTGCGGTAAGCAATTCTTGGTCGAAATGGCCAAACCGTTGCCGGTGACAGAAGAGAAAAAAGAAGTCGAAGAAGTTGTCGAGACCGATACCGCAGCTGTCGCTGCTGGTGCGGAAGTCATTTCGCTCAACGATGCCGAGAGCAATGATGACGATGATGATGATGACGACGACGATGTCATCCCTGATGTGGAAGATGTGGAAGTCGATGATGAACTCGGCGGTGACGACGACGCGTTTCTGGAAGACGATGACGACGATGACGACGATCTGGACTTCGACGTTTCTACCGATAACGAAGAGACCTAG
- the cmk gene encoding (d)CMP kinase, whose protein sequence is MIIAVDGPAASGKGTLAGLMADHYGLPHLDTGLLYRQVGMLWRPFEHDADADARAVEIARALDASSLDADVLGTAENAQAASKVAALPEVRQALLQFQRDFANQPGGAILDGRDIGTVITPEADVKIFVTASAETRAGRRAKQFEKRGETMDFDALIADIRERDARDSGRKDAPLKQAEDAHLLDTTDLSIEATLRAAVAIVDAVMARKAE, encoded by the coding sequence TTGATTATCGCGGTCGATGGGCCCGCCGCCTCGGGCAAAGGCACGCTTGCGGGCCTGATGGCGGACCATTACGGCCTGCCGCATCTCGATACCGGTCTGCTCTATCGTCAGGTAGGCATGTTGTGGCGGCCATTTGAGCATGACGCCGATGCGGACGCACGCGCGGTCGAGATCGCCCGCGCCCTCGATGCCAGTTCGCTTGACGCTGACGTGCTCGGTACGGCTGAAAATGCGCAGGCCGCCTCAAAAGTGGCAGCGCTCCCCGAAGTCCGGCAGGCATTGCTGCAGTTTCAGCGAGACTTCGCCAATCAACCCGGCGGGGCCATTCTGGACGGGCGCGATATCGGCACAGTGATCACCCCTGAGGCCGATGTGAAGATTTTTGTCACGGCCAGCGCGGAAACGCGTGCGGGACGCCGGGCCAAACAATTCGAGAAACGCGGTGAGACCATGGATTTCGATGCACTGATCGCCGATATCCGTGAACGCGATGCCCGCGACAGTGGACGCAAGGATGCGCCGCTAAAGCAGGCCGAAGACGCGCACTTGCTTGATACGACCGATTTGAGTATAGAAGCCACACTCCGTGCTGCGGTCGCGATTGTCGATGCGGTCATGGCGCGCAAGGCCGAGTAA
- a CDS encoding Hsp20 family protein, with the protein MSRVSLFSAPFLLGFDLFEERFDRLAKAAEGYPPYNIERQIEGDGDERFLISIAVAGFSRAELEIFAEDNQLTVRGRQAEETERQYLHRGIATRQFQRTFLLAEGMRIDGALLRDGLLEITAVRPRVEKTARRIDIEVKE; encoded by the coding sequence ATGTCGCGTGTATCGCTTTTTTCCGCCCCGTTTCTTCTGGGCTTTGATCTTTTTGAAGAGCGCTTTGACCGCCTGGCCAAGGCCGCAGAGGGTTACCCGCCTTATAATATCGAGCGCCAGATTGAGGGGGATGGCGATGAACGCTTCCTCATCTCGATTGCTGTCGCTGGCTTCAGCCGCGCGGAACTTGAAATTTTCGCCGAGGACAATCAGCTCACCGTGCGCGGCCGTCAGGCCGAGGAGACGGAACGGCAATATCTGCATCGTGGTATCGCCACCCGTCAGTTTCAGCGCACATTCCTGCTGGCCGAAGGCATGCGGATTGATGGCGCGCTCCTCAGGGACGGTTTGCTTGAAATCACGGCTGTGCGACCCAGAGTTGAAAAAACCGCCCGGCGCATCGATATAGAAGTAAAGGAATAG
- a CDS encoding glycosyltransferase family 2 protein, with the protein MRDTISIVMPAYRAEATIVRAVASALAQSHPHWELLIISDDQTDYKAVLAHAGIADQRLRFLTTGAIGSGSSAARNVALDVATTPYVAILDADDVLHPEKLERALAVLPEYGIVSTALQVMGADMSPLRQVGAGPDCILDAGSYKFTNFSMDSMLVYDREKADPRFDVELMRLTDIDFLLKLFAVNPQCFHLGAPLHQYVKEPQSVSNRPGASARLITAKAQLLQRLRNGHYPLADPGGLGGMIRFWEISQRAEEAYASRLAANPGLLFEDHLEPRLKAASTSDA; encoded by the coding sequence GTGAGAGATACCATCTCAATTGTCATGCCGGCCTATCGGGCGGAAGCCACCATTGTCCGGGCGGTCGCAAGCGCTTTGGCCCAGAGCCACCCGCACTGGGAATTACTGATCATTTCGGACGACCAGACCGATTACAAGGCCGTGCTGGCCCATGCCGGGATTGCCGATCAACGGCTTCGATTTTTGACGACCGGGGCAATTGGCAGCGGCTCTTCTGCGGCGCGGAATGTTGCTCTGGATGTTGCCACAACCCCGTATGTCGCCATCCTTGACGCCGACGACGTTCTGCACCCGGAAAAACTGGAACGCGCTCTGGCAGTGTTGCCGGAATATGGCATTGTTTCAACCGCGTTGCAGGTGATGGGCGCCGACATGTCCCCTTTGCGTCAGGTCGGGGCAGGACCAGATTGCATACTTGATGCGGGCAGCTACAAATTTACCAATTTTTCGATGGATTCGATGCTGGTTTATGACCGTGAAAAGGCGGACCCACGTTTTGACGTCGAGCTGATGCGCCTGACAGACATCGATTTTCTGCTCAAATTGTTTGCGGTCAACCCACAGTGTTTCCATTTGGGCGCCCCGCTGCATCAATATGTGAAAGAACCCCAATCGGTTTCCAACAGACCGGGCGCCAGCGCCCGTTTGATCACGGCCAAGGCGCAATTGCTGCAGCGTTTGCGCAATGGGCATTACCCACTGGCTGACCCCGGCGGGTTGGGTGGCATGATCCGGTTCTGGGAGATATCCCAGCGCGCAGAAGAAGCCTACGCATCGCGATTGGCTGCCAATCCGGGCTTGCTGTTTGAAGATCACCTCGAACCGCGGCTCAAGGCGGCATCCACTTCCGATGCATAA
- the ptsN gene encoding PTS IIA-like nitrogen regulatory protein PtsN: MELADILAKGSVIACAKVASKRQLLQLLADKAVDLVGVESHQIFETLVSREQLGSTGLGNGIAIPHGKLEGIAGVTAVFARLDQPIDFDSVDDQPVDLVIMLLAPAGSGADHLKALARVARLMRTDNVTEQLRNTRDTGKLYEILTAPIEATNAA; the protein is encoded by the coding sequence ATGGAACTCGCCGACATCCTCGCTAAGGGGTCAGTGATTGCTTGTGCAAAGGTTGCAAGTAAACGCCAACTTCTCCAGCTCCTGGCCGACAAAGCCGTTGATCTGGTGGGCGTGGAATCACATCAGATTTTTGAAACACTGGTGTCGCGTGAGCAATTGGGGTCGACCGGCCTTGGCAATGGCATTGCCATTCCGCATGGCAAACTCGAGGGCATTGCCGGCGTTACCGCCGTCTTTGCCCGGCTCGATCAACCCATCGATTTCGATTCGGTGGATGATCAGCCGGTCGATCTGGTAATCATGCTGCTGGCCCCTGCCGGGTCAGGCGCTGATCATTTGAAGGCCTTGGCCCGCGTTGCGCGCCTGATGCGCACTGACAACGTGACCGAGCAATTGCGCAATACGCGCGATACCGGCAAGCTTTACGAAATTTTGACGGCCCCGATCGAGGCAACAAACGCCGCCTGA
- a CDS encoding DUF1697 domain-containing protein, with protein sequence MTRLFAFLRGVNIGKRTMTKQDLCQSFARAGFPGAETFLASGNVVFDGEKSPQTVSRLENQIETDFGFKAEIMLRSLKDLRAMVQSDPFGGRKPDTDIKFYVFILGDPLGKFLPHPHGVAGDFEVTRLDDYEIYAIAYRLPNGRFGPGLDMIAKPFGRYITNRNWNTVLRLIDREEKTT encoded by the coding sequence ATGACCCGTCTGTTCGCCTTTCTGCGGGGCGTCAATATCGGCAAGCGCACCATGACCAAACAGGATTTGTGCCAAAGCTTTGCCAGGGCCGGTTTTCCAGGTGCCGAAACCTTCCTGGCCAGCGGCAACGTCGTTTTCGATGGCGAGAAAAGCCCTCAAACTGTCTCCCGTCTTGAAAATCAGATCGAAACGGATTTCGGCTTCAAGGCCGAAATTATGCTGCGTTCGCTAAAAGACCTGCGCGCAATGGTGCAGAGTGATCCCTTTGGCGGGCGTAAGCCTGACACTGATATAAAATTCTACGTTTTCATACTCGGTGACCCTTTAGGGAAATTCTTGCCACACCCCCATGGCGTGGCGGGGGATTTCGAGGTGACCCGCCTTGATGATTATGAGATATACGCCATAGCTTATCGCCTGCCCAATGGTCGTTTTGGCCCCGGGCTCGATATGATCGCCAAGCCATTTGGCCGCTATATCACTAATCGGAACTGGAACACGGTTCTGCGCCTTATCGACCGGGAAGAAAAAACCACATGA
- a CDS encoding DUF1150 family protein produces the protein MYDKSGFKTENFPLHAMADTLRLMSDEEFAALGAETIVFARPISVSDLARFVPQANVAPDDAMLQMVVAADGAPVLVTDNDEAISDWLEDHSVTLVQRH, from the coding sequence ATGTACGATAAGTCAGGTTTCAAAACCGAAAATTTCCCGCTGCACGCGATGGCCGATACCTTGCGGCTGATGAGCGATGAAGAATTTGCAGCCCTGGGCGCAGAAACCATCGTCTTTGCGCGCCCGATCTCGGTTTCCGATCTTGCCCGCTTTGTGCCGCAGGCAAACGTCGCCCCAGACGATGCCATGCTACAAATGGTTGTGGCCGCCGATGGTGCGCCTGTCCTTGTCACCGATAATGACGAGGCTATTTCTGACTGGCTCGAAGACCACAGCGTCACGCTGGTGCAGCGGCACTAG
- the aroA gene encoding 3-phosphoshikimate 1-carboxyvinyltransferase, translating into MSHDLNTPRPTAAINAARPLAGNIRVPGDKSISHRALMFGALAEGETVVEGLLEGDDILATGRAMAQLGAKVEKRDDKWHVEGVGKAGFKPASEALDFGNAGTGVRLCMGLIGAYDFETRFTGDASLRSRPMGRVLDPLRAMGVEVIEDHDGKLPITLRGPRTPRPIEYTVPMASAQVKSCVLLAALAIPGKTVVIEPVKTRDHTEKMLKGFGADLTVTEIENNVLRIEITGQPELTGQEVVVPGDPSSAGFPLVAALIVPGSDVVIENVLMNPTRTGLLRTLMEMGGNIEIRNLRQSGGEEIADLRVQHSELRGVVVPPARAPSMIDEYPVLAVAAAFARGRTEMRDIGELRVKESDRLAAMARGLEANGVDCREGKDFLIVEGRGEVRGGGTAETHLDHRIAMSFLVMGMAANEPVVIDDSNMIMTSFPSFIEDFTRLGAEFDMLETPV; encoded by the coding sequence ATGTCGCATGACCTGAATACACCCAGACCAACCGCTGCAATTAACGCTGCACGACCGCTTGCGGGAAATATCCGCGTACCGGGGGACAAATCGATTTCCCACCGCGCCCTGATGTTTGGCGCCCTGGCCGAAGGCGAGACGGTTGTGGAAGGTCTGCTGGAGGGCGACGACATTCTGGCAACCGGACGGGCGATGGCCCAGCTGGGTGCCAAGGTGGAGAAACGCGACGACAAGTGGCACGTCGAGGGCGTGGGCAAGGCCGGATTCAAGCCGGCAAGTGAGGCACTGGATTTCGGCAATGCGGGCACGGGCGTGCGCTTGTGCATGGGCCTGATCGGGGCCTATGATTTTGAGACCCGGTTTACCGGCGATGCGTCCCTGCGGTCGCGGCCGATGGGGCGGGTGCTCGATCCGCTGCGCGCCATGGGCGTTGAAGTGATTGAAGATCATGACGGCAAATTGCCGATCACCCTGCGTGGACCGCGCACACCGCGGCCGATTGAATACACCGTGCCAATGGCCTCGGCACAGGTTAAGTCCTGCGTCTTGCTGGCGGCGCTGGCGATCCCCGGCAAGACCGTTGTGATCGAACCGGTCAAGACCCGCGACCACACGGAAAAAATGCTCAAGGGTTTTGGGGCTGATCTGACCGTGACCGAGATTGAGAACAATGTCTTGAGAATTGAGATTACCGGCCAGCCGGAACTCACCGGGCAGGAAGTTGTCGTGCCGGGCGATCCCAGTTCTGCGGGTTTTCCGCTTGTTGCCGCCCTGATCGTGCCCGGTTCGGATGTGGTTATCGAAAACGTATTGATGAACCCGACCCGAACCGGCCTGTTGCGCACATTGATGGAAATGGGCGGCAATATTGAAATACGCAATCTGAGACAATCAGGTGGCGAAGAGATTGCCGATTTGCGGGTGCAGCATTCGGAACTGCGCGGCGTTGTGGTGCCGCCCGCACGGGCACCCTCTATGATTGATGAATATCCGGTGCTGGCTGTCGCTGCCGCTTTTGCACGCGGGCGCACCGAGATGCGCGATATCGGCGAATTGCGGGTCAAGGAAAGCGACCGGCTGGCGGCCATGGCACGCGGGCTTGAGGCCAATGGTGTTGATTGCCGCGAGGGCAAAGACTTTCTGATCGTTGAGGGGCGCGGCGAAGTGCGCGGCGGCGGTACGGCTGAAACCCATCTGGATCATCGCATCGCCATGAGCTTTCTGGTGATGGGCATGGCGGCCAATGAGCCGGTTGTCATTGACGACAGCAATATGATCATGACCAGCTTCCCGAGTTTTATCGAAGACTTCACGCGCCTCGGCGCCGAATTCGACATGCTGGAGACGCCGGTTTGA
- the rpoN gene encoding RNA polymerase factor sigma-54, producing MALMPRLEIRQAQSLTLTPQLMQSIRLLQLSHLELNAFVETELERNPLLERDEVSDSEPLTTPEYVTEGSPDRDTVDHGETMGSASSIAEQYDTDVSNVFPEQVGQDSVAQSLNKHREGPSMIGLGEAPDIDSYVASQISLADHLREQINLILKQPAERLIAQHLIDNLNEAGYMMAACDDIAAQLGATESDVEAVLQRVQGCDPLGVFGRNLSECLAIQLREKDRLDPMMQALLDNLDLVAMHDMTALTRATGADRDDIADMLGELRELDPKPGRAFDGGPVQAVVPDVFVRRGNTGLWEIELNTEVLPRVLVNRTYYASVTRKARNPGEKTFLTDCLQTANWLTKSLDQRAQTILKVAAEIVRQQDAFLEHGIAHLKPMTLKAVAEEIDMHESTVSRVTSNKYLATPRGLFEMKYFFTTALGSTTGGADHSAEAVRHRIRQLIEAESPKAILSDDTIAEMLKAEQGIDVARRTVAKYREGMNIPSSVIRRRQKKAMTHMA from the coding sequence ATGGCATTGATGCCACGGCTCGAAATCAGGCAGGCGCAGAGCCTGACGCTGACGCCCCAGCTTATGCAGTCGATCCGGCTGCTGCAGCTCAGCCATCTTGAACTCAATGCCTTTGTGGAAACCGAACTTGAGCGCAACCCACTGCTCGAGCGCGATGAAGTGAGCGACAGTGAACCGCTGACGACACCTGAATATGTGACGGAAGGCAGCCCGGACCGCGATACGGTTGATCATGGTGAAACCATGGGGTCGGCCAGTTCGATTGCCGAACAATATGACACCGATGTTTCCAATGTGTTTCCCGAACAGGTGGGGCAGGACAGCGTCGCCCAATCGCTGAACAAACATCGCGAAGGACCGAGCATGATCGGGCTTGGCGAAGCCCCGGACATTGACAGCTATGTGGCCAGCCAGATCAGCCTCGCCGACCATTTGCGCGAGCAAATCAACCTGATCCTGAAGCAACCTGCGGAACGGCTGATTGCCCAGCACCTGATCGATAACCTCAACGAGGCCGGCTACATGATGGCGGCGTGTGACGATATCGCCGCACAGCTGGGCGCAACCGAGAGCGATGTCGAGGCGGTGCTGCAACGGGTGCAGGGTTGTGACCCCCTTGGTGTGTTCGGACGCAACCTGTCGGAATGTCTTGCGATCCAGTTGCGCGAAAAAGACCGGCTCGATCCGATGATGCAGGCATTGCTCGATAATCTTGATCTTGTGGCGATGCATGACATGACCGCCCTGACCCGTGCAACTGGCGCAGACCGGGACGACATTGCCGATATGCTGGGGGAATTGCGCGAGCTTGACCCGAAGCCGGGGCGTGCCTTTGATGGCGGACCTGTGCAGGCAGTGGTGCCGGATGTATTCGTCCGGCGCGGCAATACAGGGCTTTGGGAAATTGAACTGAATACCGAGGTACTGCCGCGCGTCCTGGTTAATCGCACCTATTATGCCAGTGTAACGCGCAAGGCGCGCAATCCGGGCGAGAAGACCTTTCTTACCGATTGCCTGCAGACTGCCAACTGGCTGACCAAAAGCCTCGATCAGCGGGCGCAGACCATTTTGAAGGTCGCCGCCGAGATCGTCCGGCAGCAGGATGCTTTCCTGGAACACGGCATTGCGCATTTGAAGCCCATGACCCTGAAAGCCGTGGCCGAAGAGATCGACATGCATGAATCGACGGTGAGCCGGGTCACATCCAACAAATACCTTGCGACACCGCGCGGGTTGTTTGAGATGAAATATTTCTTCACCACCGCGCTTGGATCAACAACCGGTGGCGCCGACCATTCGGCAGAAGCCGTGCGGCACCGTATCCGGCAATTGATCGAGGCGGAAAGTCCCAAGGCTATCCTTTCCGACGACACAATTGCGGAAATGCTGAAGGCCGAGCAGGGGATCGATGTGGCACGGCGTACGGTTGCCAAATACCGCGAGGGCATGAACATTCCCTCATCGGTTATCCGGCGGCGGCAGAAGAAAGCCATGACGCATATGGCCTGA